The following coding sequences lie in one Niabella agricola genomic window:
- a CDS encoding glucosamine-6-phosphate deaminase: protein MEDVNRMMRVKKYATRQAMGLAAALAVASQIGRLLQQQEEVNIIFAAAPSQNEFLAALLLQDIDWTRINVFHMDEYIGLPADAPQGFGHFLQYRLFGRVPLRTVHYMNGNVPDPEGECARYTRLLHEHPTDIVCLGIGENGHLAFNDPPVADFEDMKTVKIVTLDGVCRQQQVNDGCFSALADVPARALTVTIPALMKGRFLYCTVPAASKAAAVYNTFYKKISPEYPSTILRTHPGVFMFLDEASARLLDERLFEPG from the coding sequence ATGGAAGACGTCAACAGAATGATGCGGGTAAAAAAATATGCCACGCGTCAGGCGATGGGCTTGGCGGCCGCATTGGCCGTAGCCTCACAAATCGGCCGGCTGCTACAACAGCAGGAAGAGGTTAACATCATTTTTGCAGCGGCGCCCTCTCAAAACGAATTCCTGGCCGCCCTGTTATTGCAGGATATTGACTGGACGCGTATTAATGTCTTTCACATGGACGAATATATAGGGTTGCCGGCTGATGCGCCGCAGGGTTTTGGACATTTTCTGCAATACCGGCTGTTTGGCCGCGTACCGTTGCGAACCGTTCACTATATGAATGGTAACGTACCCGACCCGGAAGGCGAGTGTGCCCGTTATACCCGGCTACTCCATGAACACCCTACGGATATTGTTTGCCTGGGTATTGGTGAAAACGGGCACTTGGCTTTTAACGATCCGCCTGTGGCGGATTTTGAGGACATGAAAACCGTTAAAATAGTGACGTTGGATGGTGTCTGCAGACAGCAGCAGGTGAATGATGGTTGTTTTAGCGCCTTAGCTGATGTGCCGGCCAGGGCACTAACCGTCACCATTCCCGCATTGATGAAAGGCCGCTTTTTGTACTGTACGGTTCCTGCTGCTTCAAAAGCGGCGGCCGTATACAATACGTTCTACAAAAAAATAAGCCCGGAATATCCATCCACTATTTTAAGAACACATCCGGGAGTGTTCATGTTCCTGGATGAAGCGAGCGCCCGGTTGCTGGATGAACGGTTGTTTGAGCCGGGCTGA
- a CDS encoding SusC/RagA family TonB-linked outer membrane protein, with translation MKKRNLLSVSLLLCFLLAGATLARVQAQTKTITGTITQEGSNAPLDGVTVNVEGTTNAILSDQNGRYAIKTGPGVTLLFTYVGMDTVRVGTGASSTIDVVMKLSKTSMDEVVVVGYGTQKKSNLTGAVDVISGERLKDRAANNVGDLIKGASPNLNISMNMRGGEPGSAANWNIRGMGSIQGDASPLILVDGVEMNINNVDPEAIESVSILKDASASAIYGSRAPFGVILITTKKGSRTGGVNIQYTNNLSWNSPVRLPSFVDSYTWATAYNQAAANAKATAVYSEEQMKRIQDYINGAYPYEYNPDKPIDNLFGGRRDGNANNDWPHLLMRDYAFNQKHNLNVSGGNDRNQYWLGGGYVNENGLYEWGNDSYKRVNFIGNYNTTITSWLKFNSSVKYASGKTDYPIGYTTVGREHFFNGLLTFAPMMPFYNINGTVQSPLVRYLQGTGRDKGYTNDFFITLGGELEPVKGWKTILSYNYNNQGYRSTSNPRPVPVELGTGQFANIGKPVAGYASAFSQNIYTLINGTTSYERKVNRHYFKALAGYEQEYRYYTGLSGSGANLVNVDVPSISGSLGTRVVSDQIYHWATQGVFGRLNYNFDERYLIEFSARYNGSSRFAPGKRWGFFPAGAIGYAISKERFWEPIKAYVNTLKLRASYGALGNQNIISTGLLNEQNYRYLATIPTGSQLNWIIDGVRPPFANVPLLKSADLTWETITSFNAGIDAAFLNNRLNLTADWYKRITDDMVGPALSLPYQIGATAPPTNNAKLSTTGFELVLSWKDQVSPRFGYNASVSFGDNRSVILQYRNDKEGIDTWYRGKQVGEIWGLVSDGLIQREGEPMADQSKYWSTWGPGDMKYKDVNGDGIINDGQRSLSNHGDLVVIGNNQPRYNIGITGGVNWRQFDFSMFWQGVGKQDYYPGTDSPVFWGLTTAWGGSAVFKNSPNLDYWRPADETNILGPNTDAYLAKPYFTAETNKNRLVQSRYLLNAAYLRLRNVQLGYTLPADLLRRVKISNLRVYLSGENLLLITSVPKVFDPETMIASDRSFGGYQTAGMIYPQTSSLSFGLNLTF, from the coding sequence ATGAAAAAAAGAAACCTGCTGTCTGTAAGCCTGCTGCTTTGTTTTTTGCTTGCAGGAGCAACCCTCGCTCGGGTGCAGGCGCAAACAAAAACCATTACCGGTACCATTACACAGGAAGGAAGTAATGCGCCATTGGATGGCGTTACCGTAAACGTGGAGGGTACCACCAATGCCATTCTTTCGGATCAGAACGGCCGGTATGCCATTAAGACTGGTCCGGGAGTTACGCTGCTGTTTACCTATGTAGGCATGGATACGGTACGGGTTGGGACCGGCGCATCTTCCACCATAGATGTGGTGATGAAATTGTCAAAAACTTCGATGGATGAAGTAGTGGTGGTAGGGTATGGAACGCAGAAGAAAAGTAATCTTACGGGCGCTGTTGATGTGATTTCCGGTGAGCGGTTGAAAGATCGTGCGGCCAATAATGTGGGCGATCTGATAAAAGGCGCTTCGCCCAACCTCAATATTTCGATGAATATGCGGGGCGGCGAGCCGGGCTCCGCTGCCAATTGGAACATCCGGGGAATGGGGTCCATCCAGGGGGATGCTTCACCATTGATCCTGGTAGATGGAGTGGAAATGAACATCAACAATGTAGATCCGGAGGCTATAGAAAGTGTTTCCATACTGAAAGATGCTTCGGCATCTGCTATTTATGGATCGCGGGCCCCCTTTGGAGTGATCCTGATCACCACTAAAAAAGGCAGCAGGACCGGCGGCGTCAATATTCAGTATACCAACAACCTGTCCTGGAACAGCCCCGTTCGCTTACCCAGCTTTGTAGACTCCTATACCTGGGCTACCGCATACAACCAGGCGGCGGCCAATGCGAAGGCTACCGCTGTGTACAGCGAGGAGCAAATGAAACGAATTCAGGATTATATCAATGGCGCCTACCCATATGAGTATAACCCGGATAAACCGATTGATAATTTATTTGGTGGCCGCCGGGATGGAAATGCCAATAACGACTGGCCGCACCTTCTGATGCGCGATTATGCCTTCAATCAAAAACACAATCTCAATGTTTCCGGAGGCAATGACCGCAACCAGTATTGGCTTGGAGGCGGGTACGTAAACGAGAATGGATTGTACGAGTGGGGCAACGATAGCTATAAACGGGTTAACTTCATCGGTAACTATAATACCACGATCACTTCCTGGCTGAAGTTCAACTCCAGTGTCAAGTATGCCTCGGGAAAAACCGATTACCCCATTGGCTATACGACCGTAGGGCGCGAACATTTCTTTAACGGGCTGCTGACCTTTGCACCCATGATGCCGTTTTATAATATCAACGGTACGGTGCAAAGCCCGCTGGTACGGTACCTGCAGGGCACCGGGCGTGACAAGGGATATACGAATGATTTTTTCATCACCCTGGGCGGCGAACTGGAGCCTGTTAAAGGCTGGAAGACTATTTTATCTTATAACTACAATAACCAGGGCTACCGGAGCACTTCCAACCCGAGGCCGGTTCCTGTTGAACTGGGCACCGGCCAGTTTGCCAATATAGGAAAACCCGTTGCAGGCTATGCATCGGCATTTTCCCAAAACATTTATACCCTGATCAATGGAACTACATCCTATGAGCGGAAAGTAAACAGGCATTATTTTAAAGCGCTGGCGGGTTATGAACAGGAATACCGGTATTATACGGGGCTGAGCGGATCCGGTGCCAACCTGGTCAATGTAGATGTGCCCTCCATCAGCGGTTCATTGGGGACGCGGGTTGTAAGCGACCAGATCTATCATTGGGCTACGCAGGGGGTGTTTGGCAGGCTCAACTATAACTTTGATGAACGGTACCTTATCGAATTCAGTGCCCGGTATAACGGGTCTTCCAGGTTTGCGCCAGGAAAGCGATGGGGCTTTTTCCCCGCGGGTGCAATTGGGTACGCCATTTCAAAGGAGCGTTTTTGGGAGCCCATCAAAGCATATGTGAATACCCTGAAATTAAGGGCCTCCTACGGAGCGTTAGGTAATCAGAATATTATTTCAACCGGCTTGCTAAATGAACAAAACTACCGGTACCTGGCCACGATACCCACGGGCAGTCAGCTGAACTGGATCATTGACGGTGTGCGGCCGCCCTTTGCCAATGTTCCTTTGCTGAAAAGTGCCGATCTGACCTGGGAAACCATTACCTCCTTTAACGCGGGGATCGATGCGGCATTTTTGAATAACCGGTTGAACCTGACAGCCGACTGGTACAAACGGATAACGGATGATATGGTGGGGCCCGCCCTTAGCCTGCCTTACCAGATCGGGGCAACGGCTCCGCCCACGAACAATGCGAAGCTGTCGACCACAGGATTTGAGCTGGTGTTATCATGGAAGGATCAGGTATCGCCTCGCTTTGGCTATAATGCCAGTGTTAGCTTCGGTGATAACCGCTCCGTGATCCTTCAATACCGTAATGATAAGGAGGGCATTGATACCTGGTATAGGGGCAAACAGGTGGGGGAGATCTGGGGTCTTGTCAGCGACGGGTTGATCCAGCGCGAGGGTGAGCCCATGGCCGATCAATCCAAATACTGGAGCACCTGGGGCCCGGGCGATATGAAGTATAAGGATGTGAATGGCGACGGCATTATTAACGATGGCCAGCGGTCACTGAGTAATCATGGAGACCTGGTGGTGATCGGTAATAACCAGCCGAGGTACAATATCGGTATCACCGGTGGAGTAAACTGGCGGCAGTTTGATTTTTCGATGTTCTGGCAGGGCGTTGGAAAACAGGATTATTACCCAGGTACGGATTCGCCGGTGTTCTGGGGTCTGACCACCGCCTGGGGCGGGTCTGCCGTTTTTAAAAACTCACCCAACCTGGACTATTGGCGCCCCGCCGATGAGACCAATATCCTGGGGCCCAATACCGACGCCTACCTGGCCAAACCCTATTTTACGGCAGAAACCAATAAGAACCGGCTGGTACAAAGCCGGTACCTGCTGAACGCTGCCTACCTGCGGCTTCGGAACGTTCAGCTGGGGTATACATTGCCGGCAGATCTCCTGCGCAGGGTTAAGATCAGCAACCTCCGGGTATATCTTTCAGGGGAAAATTTATTGCTGATCACCAGTGTGCCCAAGGTGTTTGATCCTGAAACGATGATCGCTTCAGACAGGAGTTTCGGGGGGTATCAAACCGCCGGTATGATCTACCCGCAAACCAGCTCACTTTCATTCGGATTGAATCTTACCTTCTAA
- a CDS encoding AraC family transcriptional regulator, which yields MIRILLLIDHSSKFSRRLLRGLVQYSKDYGPWLFYRLPSYYKTLHGKEGILKWARKWKADAVIAHGDGEGTSFLKCLKVPVIVQNYKMRSSCFSNLTGDYRGTGMIAARFFLQRRYRNFAFYGNKGVVWSMERAEGYKAEVEKNGGNFYYFETEALNGEEWGSSHEKLDQWLLSLPKPVALFACDDHFALQVSLTCKLNSIAIPEEISLLGVDNDELICNLSDPPISSIELDVEKGGYETGRVLHQLVTKAHTAPRNIVVNPVRFDLRRSTEKYNVTNQYIQEILRYIETSFTTPITIEALTRKVPLSRRSLETKFKKEMNISLYQFILKLRIDYFADLLLAQPERSLLDLAIQSGFNDSRNLSRIFKKMKGYTPTDYQKKFAFLK from the coding sequence TTGATCAGGATATTATTATTAATAGACCACTCCAGTAAGTTCAGCAGGCGCCTGCTGCGGGGCCTGGTACAGTATTCCAAAGACTATGGCCCCTGGCTGTTTTACCGGCTGCCCTCGTATTACAAAACACTGCACGGTAAGGAAGGCATATTAAAGTGGGCAAGGAAATGGAAAGCAGATGCCGTCATCGCACATGGCGACGGAGAAGGTACCAGCTTTCTCAAATGCCTGAAGGTTCCTGTAATTGTACAAAACTATAAAATGAGAAGCTCCTGTTTTTCGAACCTTACCGGAGATTACAGGGGTACCGGTATGATTGCCGCCCGGTTCTTCCTGCAACGCCGCTACCGCAACTTTGCATTTTATGGAAATAAAGGAGTGGTATGGTCAATGGAGCGTGCAGAAGGGTATAAAGCGGAGGTTGAAAAAAACGGGGGGAACTTTTATTATTTTGAAACCGAAGCATTGAACGGGGAAGAGTGGGGCAGCAGTCATGAAAAGCTGGATCAGTGGCTACTTTCGCTTCCAAAGCCCGTTGCACTTTTTGCCTGCGACGATCATTTTGCCTTGCAGGTGTCACTGACCTGTAAACTGAACAGCATTGCCATTCCGGAAGAAATCTCCCTGCTTGGTGTGGATAACGACGAGCTGATCTGTAATTTGTCCGATCCACCCATTTCATCCATAGAATTAGACGTGGAAAAGGGTGGGTACGAAACCGGAAGGGTCCTGCATCAATTGGTTACAAAAGCGCACACCGCCCCCCGCAATATTGTGGTAAACCCGGTGCGTTTTGATTTAAGGAGATCTACAGAAAAATACAATGTGACCAATCAGTATATACAGGAAATACTTCGTTATATCGAAACCTCTTTTACCACGCCTATTACGATTGAGGCGCTCACACGGAAAGTGCCGCTTTCGAGGAGAAGCCTTGAAACCAAGTTTAAAAAAGAAATGAACATTTCGCTTTACCAGTTCATATTAAAACTGCGGATCGACTATTTTGCCGATCTTTTATTGGCCCAGCCCGAACGGTCACTGCTGGACCTGGCCATTCAATCTGGCTTCAACGATTCAAGGAATCTTTCGCGCATCTTTAAGAAAATGAAGGGCTACACGCCTACAGACTACCAGAAGAAATTCGCATTCCTTAAATAA